The Mucilaginibacter rubeus genomic interval CTATTCAAAATAGTAAAAAATTCCTGGCGCAATGAACATTTTATACCTGTGCGATGAATATCCTCCCGGTCCGCATGGTGGCATTGGCACCTATGTACAGCTTATAGCCAGGCATATGGCAAAGCTGGGGCACAAAGTCATAATTGCCGGACTATACAGCCGCGGATACGGAGGTGTTGATGAATTTGAAGATGAAGGTGTAAAGGTTTTCAGGTATCGCTGGGGAATAGATGGCAGGTTATTTGAAAACCAGCAGGGCCTAAGCGCACGACTGGTTAACAGGGTATTATTGGATACCGGTATAACCGAGCGGGATATTAAAAGGAGTTTGGCAGCCTATCAAAAAAAACTCGAGCAAATCATCAAAACCCGGCAAATAGACATTGTTGAAATGCCCGACTATAATGATTATATCCGGTTTTGTAATTCATACGTGTCATTCCCAAAGTTGCCTGTCCCCGTGGTTGTTAAGCTGAATGGCTCTATTACCTATTTTAACAGCGAGGCTGGAAAAACGGTAGCCCCCCATGTTTTGAAAATGGAGCAGGATATTTTAAATGGAGCAGCCGCTGTAAGCAGTGCAAGTGCCTTTACTGCCGGCAAAAGTGCTGTTTATCTATCGTACGGCAAACCCATTAAGGTGTTGTATAATGGCATTGATACGAATATCGTGGTTATGAATGATGCGGAGCGTGATAATAAACAGGTGGTGTTTACGGGCAGCCTTGTTCAAAAGAAAGGCGTTTTTCAACTGGCAAAAGCCTGGAATATAGTTGCAAACGAAATTCCGGACGCGCGATTATTAATACTCGGAAAAGGCCCTATGGTAAAAGTGACTGCTTTTTTACAGGAGCATGCAAAAAACAGTGTTGTATTCAAAGGCCATGTTAATAAGGATGAGCTTTATGGCTATCTGACTAAATCGGCAGCCGCCGTATTCCCTTCATATGCCGAGGCCTTTGCATTAGCCCCATTGGAAGCTATGGCCTGTGGTACGGCCGTGATCAATTCAAACCGTACATCCGGCCCGGAGTTGGTTGATGACGATATCAACGGCATGTTGATAGATCCTGATCATGTAGAGCAATTAGCATCAGCAATAATTACACTGCTTAATGATCCTGAAAAACGGCTGAAACTTGCCTCCGCAGGCAATGAAAAAGTAAAACGATATTTTGATATTGATATAGTGGCGAAGCAAACGCTGCTGTTTTATCAGGAGGTGCTAACTAAACCTGTTCTATAACCAGTTCATTACGGTAGTCGTTTTGTTTTTGAGGCAGCTCTTTATATTGTTTCAGATACACATACTTAAGGCGCGTATTTTTATAAATAACGCGCGCTATGGCCAGGCCTTCGGCACCATCCAAGAAACCAAGCCTGATAATGTAATTACGTAAAAAGCCAAAAGCGGGCGAAAAATACAGTTTAATAAACGTTGCCTTTT includes:
- a CDS encoding glycosyltransferase family 4 protein is translated as MNILYLCDEYPPGPHGGIGTYVQLIARHMAKLGHKVIIAGLYSRGYGGVDEFEDEGVKVFRYRWGIDGRLFENQQGLSARLVNRVLLDTGITERDIKRSLAAYQKKLEQIIKTRQIDIVEMPDYNDYIRFCNSYVSFPKLPVPVVVKLNGSITYFNSEAGKTVAPHVLKMEQDILNGAAAVSSASAFTAGKSAVYLSYGKPIKVLYNGIDTNIVVMNDAERDNKQVVFTGSLVQKKGVFQLAKAWNIVANEIPDARLLILGKGPMVKVTAFLQEHAKNSVVFKGHVNKDELYGYLTKSAAAVFPSYAEAFALAPLEAMACGTAVINSNRTSGPELVDDDINGMLIDPDHVEQLASAIITLLNDPEKRLKLASAGNEKVKRYFDIDIVAKQTLLFYQEVLTKPVL